A DNA window from Pseudomonas tohonis contains the following coding sequences:
- the mksB gene encoding Mks condensin complex protein MksB encodes MIEPKRVLRALAEHWALLEPLCERFDAGTLSLAELRLQLGAQLPEGTPTDITALLDQWIRLDILVPVAKSPNRFELNAQIHDFLAYLRREHRLGLCLEIEAYLRHLERLAGYIQEAFEIRDGNDLARQLRLLDMRVRDVLKKLDNDEQALVAVAERAKTSDRQIPLRQRYAEVLATWDEYVEPMIQLVSADGAFEQGVRRVEQVLLKLLGEQQRLGQLVDDDLLLRTHARILEMQTTAQLTLRKARELLLPLREEARRHNAVTRGAALALSVIRKKGLDAVPQSALPLFTRPQSTFLGSASQVEAYVYALARFEPKPAHFPKASGGRRGEAPRAPRTAREMIDRCEQALPLPDLMAWLLEQEPEGATDELLYWFSRLSRESRFQRDRLERRDYLTAEHQVSLSSFALIKSEKHAS; translated from the coding sequence ATGATCGAACCCAAACGCGTTTTGCGCGCCCTCGCCGAGCACTGGGCGCTGCTGGAGCCGCTGTGCGAGCGCTTCGACGCCGGCACGCTGAGCCTGGCCGAATTGCGCCTGCAGCTCGGGGCCCAGTTGCCGGAGGGCACGCCCACGGACATCACCGCGTTGCTCGACCAATGGATCCGCCTGGACATCCTGGTGCCGGTGGCCAAGAGCCCCAACCGCTTCGAGCTGAACGCCCAGATCCACGACTTCCTCGCCTACCTGCGCCGTGAACACCGCCTCGGCCTTTGCCTGGAGATCGAGGCCTACCTGCGTCACCTGGAGCGCCTGGCCGGCTACATCCAGGAAGCCTTCGAGATCCGCGACGGCAACGACCTGGCGCGCCAGCTGCGCCTGCTCGACATGCGCGTGCGCGATGTCTTGAAGAAGCTCGACAACGACGAGCAGGCCCTGGTGGCCGTGGCCGAACGGGCCAAGACCAGCGACCGGCAGATCCCGCTGCGCCAGCGTTATGCCGAGGTCCTGGCGACCTGGGATGAATACGTCGAGCCGATGATCCAGCTGGTTTCCGCCGATGGCGCGTTCGAACAGGGCGTGCGCCGGGTCGAGCAGGTGCTGCTCAAGCTGCTCGGCGAACAGCAGCGCCTGGGCCAGCTGGTCGACGACGACCTGCTGCTGCGTACCCATGCGCGCATCCTGGAGATGCAGACCACCGCCCAGCTGACGCTGCGCAAGGCCCGTGAACTGCTGCTGCCGTTGCGCGAAGAAGCGCGCCGGCACAACGCGGTGACCCGTGGCGCCGCCCTGGCGCTCTCGGTGATCCGCAAGAAGGGCCTGGACGCCGTTCCGCAGTCCGCCCTGCCGCTGTTCACCCGGCCGCAGAGCACCTTCCTCGGCAGCGCCTCGCAGGTGGAAGCCTACGTCTACGCCCTGGCGCGTTTCGAGCCCAAGCCCGCGCACTTCCCCAAGGCCTCCGGGGGCCGTCGTGGCGAAGCACCGCGCGCGCCGCGCACCGCCCGGGAAATGATCGACCGCTGCGAACAGGCCCTGCCGCTGCCGGACCTCATGGCCTGGCTGCTGGAGCAGGAGCCGGAAGGCGCCACCGACGAGCTGCTGTACTGGTTCTCCCGCCTCTCCCGCGAAAGCCGCTTCCAGCGCGACCGCCTGGAACGCCGCGACTACCTCACCGCGGAGCATCAGGTCAGCCTGAGCTCCTTCGCCCTCATCAAGAGCGAAAAACATGCATCTTAA
- the mksE gene encoding Mks condensin complex protein MksE encodes MHLNLTEMTQLSAIFRELFKGYHLSRSEPECYAQLSTMQDQYRALFKALGFELVCDPRGFYYFVPEQMGAQVNKTAQRLALFTFILVEHLADQGRDPLSVLDGGSIGRDELPALLEKYRDLFLQAEVTTHEELEEKVIRRLTQLGFAEDSNGVYRFLPPMHRFLDVCLAVQHDRDLAANLHSSDLALPAPVLMDDDGEEPIVSLEVEEPAAAESEEDALARAMAEERAAQEMDA; translated from the coding sequence ATGCATCTTAATCTCACCGAAATGACCCAGCTCTCGGCCATCTTCCGCGAGCTGTTCAAGGGCTATCACCTCTCGCGCAGCGAGCCGGAATGCTACGCCCAGCTGTCCACCATGCAGGACCAGTACCGCGCCCTGTTCAAGGCGCTTGGCTTCGAGCTGGTGTGCGACCCGCGCGGCTTCTACTACTTCGTGCCCGAGCAGATGGGCGCCCAGGTGAACAAGACCGCCCAGCGCCTGGCGCTGTTCACCTTCATCCTCGTGGAGCACCTGGCCGACCAGGGCCGCGACCCGCTTTCCGTGCTCGATGGCGGCTCTATCGGCCGCGACGAGCTGCCCGCGCTGCTGGAGAAGTACCGCGACCTGTTCCTGCAGGCCGAGGTGACCACCCATGAAGAGCTGGAGGAGAAGGTCATCCGCCGCCTGACGCAGCTCGGCTTCGCCGAGGACAGCAACGGCGTGTACCGCTTCCTGCCGCCCATGCACCGCTTCCTCGACGTGTGCCTGGCCGTGCAGCACGACCGCGACCTGGCCGCCAACCTGCACAGCAGCGACCTGGCCCTGCCGGCGCCGGTGCTGATGGATGACGACGGCGAGGAGCCGATCGTCTCGCTGGAGGTCGAGGAGCCGGCCGCCGCTGAATCCGAAGAAGACGCCCTGGCACGAGCCATGGCCGAAGAGCGCGCCGCGCAGGAGATGGACGCATGA
- a CDS encoding DUF6160 family protein gives MRLTRSPAKRLFLVLAASLLATSAQARMEALDDAELSNVTGQAFINLTTDANAGINYTRINLGVDVDTQLNMKKLQLGQYNDSVTRPGEIAGSSDILINNFALGTVNADGSINPFRISNPFLELAYSGNKVVGVRIGFGEAKGVLSGDIQSLTGNIPVHIKGTGQAIYDKSNFVQQTALFLAGVYTSSVVEADANLVTSGGNLDPVRGTMAGIKNGDGLNCTSGCAGGWTDALLGAFASNNCSILGIQTCFNLSQFQSLPVGNTSNMANMEGAAKGFFISLQTQDVAWRDMDSNAFMTALKGAFMNMPKYRDANGNLVSPINIDFNQAFNGIPRQDTCLGSATKGC, from the coding sequence ATGCGCCTGACCCGCAGTCCCGCCAAACGCCTTTTCCTCGTGCTCGCCGCCAGCCTGCTGGCCACCTCGGCCCAGGCTCGCATGGAGGCTCTCGATGACGCGGAGCTTTCCAACGTCACCGGCCAGGCGTTCATCAACCTGACCACCGATGCCAACGCCGGGATCAACTACACCCGCATCAACCTGGGCGTCGATGTCGATACCCAGCTGAACATGAAGAAGCTGCAGCTCGGGCAGTACAACGACAGCGTGACTCGCCCCGGCGAGATCGCCGGCTCGTCGGACATCCTGATCAACAACTTCGCCCTCGGTACCGTCAACGCCGACGGCTCGATCAACCCGTTCCGCATCTCCAATCCCTTCCTCGAACTGGCCTACTCCGGCAACAAGGTGGTTGGCGTGCGCATCGGTTTCGGCGAGGCCAAGGGCGTGCTGTCCGGGGATATCCAGAGTCTGACCGGGAACATTCCTGTGCATATCAAGGGGACAGGGCAGGCAATCTACGATAAGTCGAACTTCGTACAGCAAACGGCGCTATTCCTTGCGGGGGTCTACACGTCCAGCGTCGTAGAGGCGGATGCCAACCTGGTGACTTCGGGGGGGAACCTCGATCCGGTACGAGGAACGATGGCGGGGATCAAGAACGGTGACGGTCTCAACTGCACGTCGGGGTGTGCGGGAGGTTGGACTGACGCATTGCTGGGGGCCTTTGCTTCGAACAACTGCAGCATTCTCGGTATCCAGACTTGCTTCAATCTGTCTCAGTTCCAATCGCTGCCGGTGGGCAACACAAGCAACATGGCCAACATGGAGGGAGCCGCCAAGGGCTTCTTCATCTCCCTGCAGACCCAGGACGTGGCCTGGCGTGACATGGACAGCAACGCCTTCATGACCGCGCTCAAGGGCGCCTTCATGAACATGCCCAAGTATCGCGACGCCAACGGCAACCTGGTCTCCCCGATCAACATCGACTTCAACCAGGCCTTCAACGGTATTCCCCGGCAGGACACCTGCCTGGGGTCCGCCACCAAGGGATGCTGA
- a CDS encoding DUF6160 family protein, with the protein MRAVALFAVLLSPLAQAMQALDDTALSDVTGQDGISLETTSAGWSASNISYSEDGQSLNLRGVSNQPRSGSSITSTTKVDVVNQRLQIEHASSAQALSVNNIEMGGSSKSFGALRAFYTLGATLKIKGGGASGVTGISVDDSRLSLSDVTFYYRDNGFDLIVKGMSLDAYLNNAYIDIVSGGDGQAVRLDLGNSRFVAAINGIGLDLAHGDPGALPATPDAPDLRDPNASKSFGKLNMDLRLGGSVSLSSGGASGSGLRIRPDVNIVNSLFQYQDEGILRAENFSGTLRSLAGLTLDLMQDGNGSFVQVAFADLKLNATLGGLIIGNPTNQKLGSLGIDLNFVDDGAKKNVFKLRPGGDPNSGLKGITADLSWNMANSSVSLTDNGNSMWFSGLRTNGTGQVTLDITKSCAAGASTSCYAGTQTDMSKGSYNGHFDGLRLGLNNVKGSYSFDGLRVGSATAPLQGGTELLVLMEIFPAYDFTLNGQLTLQPGGSSGSGISYNADFFITDARAAITVDETGKGLWLSGTRYDMHFRDGSVDVSNNGVELRKGTYWSNLDVADLRWGDRATGTSLGRLVLKRYEQGSTLALSSGGAGALCVGGSGSTAGACSASGGRWEDRGNEGVSVKLKNVYVRDATIDSSVNGVATDEKRNQVILETDRVNGVNGTGSQLVVDNFYTSDGNPKDPNANTYGLNADLNLDVAPTKVCNKNGSTCTAVTPDPLGFAVNGRIHFKEVNIDRIQHVHPTGGAVTSMYGVKLQNADIRANLTATPIN; encoded by the coding sequence ATGCGTGCAGTAGCGTTGTTCGCGGTACTCCTCAGCCCCCTGGCCCAGGCCATGCAGGCGCTGGATGACACGGCGCTGTCCGACGTCACCGGGCAGGACGGCATCAGCCTGGAAACCACCAGTGCCGGCTGGTCGGCCAGCAACATCAGCTACAGCGAGGATGGCCAGAGCCTCAACCTGCGTGGCGTCAGCAACCAGCCGCGCAGTGGGTCCAGCATCACCTCCACCACCAAGGTGGACGTGGTCAACCAGCGCCTGCAGATCGAGCACGCCAGCAGCGCCCAGGCGCTCAGCGTCAACAACATCGAGATGGGCGGCAGCAGCAAGAGCTTCGGTGCCCTGCGCGCCTTCTACACCCTGGGCGCGACCCTGAAGATCAAGGGCGGTGGTGCCAGCGGCGTGACCGGCATCTCGGTGGACGACAGCCGGCTCTCGCTTTCCGATGTCACCTTCTACTACCGCGACAACGGCTTCGACCTGATCGTCAAGGGCATGAGCCTCGACGCCTACCTGAACAACGCCTACATCGACATCGTCAGCGGTGGTGATGGCCAGGCGGTGCGGCTCGATCTCGGCAACTCGCGCTTCGTCGCCGCCATCAACGGCATTGGCCTCGACCTCGCCCACGGCGACCCCGGCGCATTGCCAGCGACGCCCGATGCGCCGGACCTGCGCGACCCCAACGCCAGCAAGAGCTTCGGCAAGCTGAACATGGACCTGCGCCTGGGCGGCAGCGTCAGCCTCTCCAGCGGCGGCGCCAGCGGCTCGGGCCTGCGCATCCGGCCGGACGTGAACATCGTCAACAGCCTGTTCCAGTACCAGGACGAAGGCATCCTGCGTGCCGAGAACTTCTCCGGCACCCTGCGCAGCCTCGCCGGCCTGACCCTCGATTTGATGCAGGATGGCAACGGCAGCTTCGTCCAGGTCGCCTTCGCCGACCTCAAGCTCAACGCCACCCTGGGCGGCCTGATCATCGGCAATCCGACCAACCAGAAGCTCGGCAGCCTGGGCATCGACCTCAACTTCGTCGACGACGGCGCGAAGAAGAACGTCTTCAAGCTTCGCCCCGGCGGCGACCCCAACTCCGGCCTCAAGGGCATCACCGCCGACCTGAGCTGGAACATGGCCAACAGCTCGGTCTCGCTCACCGATAACGGCAACAGCATGTGGTTCAGCGGCCTGCGCACCAACGGCACCGGGCAGGTCACCCTGGACATCACAAAGAGCTGCGCGGCCGGCGCGTCCACCTCGTGCTACGCCGGCACCCAGACCGACATGAGCAAGGGCAGCTACAACGGCCACTTCGACGGCCTGCGCCTGGGCCTGAACAACGTCAAGGGCAGCTACAGCTTCGATGGCCTGCGCGTGGGCAGCGCCACCGCGCCGCTGCAGGGCGGCACCGAGCTGCTGGTGCTGATGGAAATCTTCCCCGCCTACGACTTCACCCTCAACGGCCAGCTCACCCTGCAGCCGGGCGGCAGCAGCGGCTCGGGCATCAGCTACAACGCCGACTTCTTCATCACCGATGCCCGCGCCGCCATCACCGTGGACGAGACCGGCAAGGGCCTGTGGCTTTCGGGCACCCGCTACGACATGCACTTCCGCGACGGCTCGGTGGATGTCAGCAACAACGGCGTCGAGCTGCGCAAGGGCACCTATTGGTCCAACCTCGATGTCGCCGACCTGCGCTGGGGCGACCGCGCCACCGGTACCAGCCTCGGTCGCCTGGTGCTCAAGCGCTACGAGCAGGGCTCCACCCTGGCGCTCAGCTCCGGCGGTGCCGGCGCCCTCTGCGTCGGCGGCAGCGGTTCCACCGCGGGTGCCTGCTCCGCCAGCGGTGGCCGCTGGGAAGACCGTGGCAACGAGGGCGTCTCGGTCAAGCTGAAGAACGTCTATGTGCGTGACGCCACCATCGACAGTTCGGTCAATGGCGTGGCCACCGACGAGAAGCGCAACCAGGTGATCCTCGAGACCGATCGCGTGAACGGCGTGAACGGCACCGGCAGCCAACTGGTTGTGGATAACTTCTACACCTCCGACGGCAACCCCAAGGACCCCAACGCCAACACCTACGGCCTCAACGCCGACCTCAACCTCGACGTCGCGCCGACCAAGGTCTGCAACAAGAACGGCAGCACCTGCACCGCCGTCACCCCCGACCCGCTGGGCTTCGCGGTCAACGGCCGCATCCACTTCAAGGAAGTGAACATCGACCGCATCCAGCACGTTCACCCCACCGGTGGCGCCGTCACCTCCATGTACGGGGTGAAGCTGCAGAACGCCGATATCCGCGCCAACCTCACCGCCACTCCGATCAACTGA
- a CDS encoding 2-isopropylmalate synthase, producing MNNNDRVIIFDTTLRDGEQSPGASMTREEKLRIAKALERLRVDVIEAGFAIASPGDFEAVKAIADSIKDSTVCSLARAVEADIERAAEALKGANAGRIHTFIATSPIHMQYKLRMQPDQVVEQAVRAVRHARNLCADVEFSCEDAGRSEIDFLCRIIEAAIDAGARTINIPDTVGYAIPHQYAEAIRQLLQRIPNADKAVFSVHCHNDLGLAVANSLAAVAVGARQVECTINGLGERAGNAALEEIVMAIKTRADILGVHTTIDTPHILATSRMVSGITGFPVQPNKAIVGANAFAHESGIHQDGVLKHRETYEIMSAQSVGWHTNKLSLGKLSGRNAFRTRLEELGIQLPGEAELNAAFARFKVLADKKHEIFDEDLQAIVSDSLGEEAPEHFRLVHLDVSSRTGEVPHARLVLSIDGAEREASAQGSGPVDATFKAIESLAASAANLQLYSVNAITQGTDSQGEVTVRLEKAGRIVNGNGADTDIVVASAKAYLNALNLMQAGVRKAHPQVADV from the coding sequence ATGAATAACAACGATCGCGTCATCATTTTCGACACCACCCTGCGCGACGGCGAGCAGAGCCCCGGCGCCTCCATGACCCGGGAGGAGAAGCTGCGCATCGCCAAGGCCCTGGAGCGGCTGCGTGTCGACGTGATCGAGGCAGGGTTCGCCATCGCCAGCCCGGGGGACTTCGAGGCGGTCAAGGCCATCGCCGACAGCATCAAGGACAGCACCGTGTGCAGCCTGGCCCGTGCGGTCGAGGCGGACATCGAGCGCGCCGCCGAAGCCCTCAAGGGCGCCAACGCCGGGCGCATCCACACCTTCATCGCCACCAGCCCCATCCACATGCAGTACAAGCTGCGCATGCAGCCGGACCAGGTGGTGGAGCAGGCCGTGCGCGCCGTGCGTCATGCACGCAATCTCTGCGCGGACGTCGAGTTCTCCTGCGAGGACGCCGGGCGCTCCGAGATCGACTTCCTCTGCCGCATCATCGAGGCGGCCATCGACGCCGGCGCACGCACCATCAACATCCCCGACACCGTCGGCTACGCCATCCCGCACCAGTACGCCGAGGCCATCCGCCAGCTGCTGCAGCGCATCCCCAATGCCGACAAGGCGGTGTTCTCCGTGCACTGCCACAACGACCTGGGCCTGGCCGTGGCCAACTCCCTGGCGGCGGTGGCGGTGGGCGCGCGCCAGGTGGAATGCACCATCAACGGCCTGGGCGAGCGCGCCGGCAACGCCGCGCTGGAAGAGATCGTCATGGCGATCAAGACCCGCGCCGACATCCTCGGCGTGCACACCACCATCGACACGCCGCACATCCTCGCCACCTCGCGCATGGTTTCCGGCATCACCGGCTTCCCGGTGCAGCCGAACAAGGCCATCGTCGGCGCCAACGCCTTCGCCCACGAGTCGGGCATCCACCAGGACGGCGTGCTCAAGCACCGCGAGACCTACGAGATCATGTCCGCGCAGTCGGTGGGCTGGCACACCAACAAGCTCTCCCTCGGCAAGCTCTCCGGGCGCAACGCCTTCCGCACCCGCCTGGAGGAGCTGGGCATCCAGCTGCCCGGCGAGGCCGAGCTGAACGCCGCCTTCGCCCGCTTCAAGGTGCTGGCCGACAAGAAGCACGAGATCTTCGACGAAGACCTCCAGGCCATCGTCTCCGACAGCCTGGGCGAAGAGGCTCCCGAGCACTTCCGCCTGGTCCACCTCGACGTCAGCTCACGCACCGGCGAGGTGCCCCATGCCAGGCTGGTGCTGAGCATCGATGGCGCCGAGCGCGAGGCCAGCGCCCAGGGTTCCGGCCCGGTGGATGCCACCTTCAAGGCCATCGAAAGCCTCGCCGCCTCGGCCGCCAACCTGCAGCTGTATTCGGTCAACGCCATCACCCAGGGCACCGACTCCCAGGGCGAAGTGACGGTGCGCCTGGAAAAAGCCGGACGAATCGTCAACGGCAACGGTGCCGATACCGATATAGTTGTCGCCTCCGCCAAGGCCTATCTCAACGCGCTGAACCTCATGCAGGCCGGCGTACGCAAAGCCCATCCACAGGTAGCTGACGTTTGA
- the rimI gene encoding ribosomal protein S18-alanine N-acetyltransferase gives MTDAVSFRRMTEADLDAVLKIEYAAFSHPWTRGIFADGLKSYDCWIMFEGTQQVGHGVINVIIDEAHLLNITVKPENQGRGLGLRLLEHLMQRARELKAGECFLEVRASNESAYRLYERYGFNEIGRRRGYYPAVAGREDALVMACTLLD, from the coding sequence ATGACCGATGCCGTTTCCTTCCGCCGGATGACCGAGGCGGACCTCGATGCCGTGCTCAAGATCGAATACGCCGCCTTCAGCCACCCCTGGACGCGCGGCATCTTCGCCGATGGCCTGAAATCCTACGATTGCTGGATCATGTTCGAAGGCACCCAGCAGGTCGGCCACGGGGTGATCAATGTGATCATCGACGAAGCCCACTTGCTCAACATCACCGTCAAGCCCGAGAACCAGGGCCGTGGCCTCGGCCTGCGCCTGCTGGAGCACCTCATGCAGCGCGCGCGGGAACTCAAGGCCGGCGAATGCTTCCTCGAAGTGCGCGCCAGCAACGAGTCGGCCTACCGGCTTTACGAGCGCTACGGTTTCAACGAGATCGGCCGGCGCCGGGGCTACTACCCGGCGGTCGCCGGGCGTGAAGATGCCCTGGTGATGGCCTGCACCCTGCTGGACTGA
- a CDS encoding energy transducer TonB, with protein sequence MIQELRRRAYLDAMQVATWLPRTVLPFAAPSRPELLVQPEAAPKPEPTRVPNPASAPAQAAPAGAEAPVQAPSRPKIEVPRPGATPRVAVPEPAAEPTAEATLEPVKAAPVAPPRFSLQLLRAGSCLLLVELPTGEGFQSRDPAYLLLKDLLRAAGLPDAPQLIGEPVRWPLLVRGNMDQGPDAARDFLQGFVAARMEEGAGCSCLWLVGLPAIRFAGEADADAYGRELQVEGLGAAWAVPGLELLMDEPQRKAELWQAMRRVTRRWKSAE encoded by the coding sequence TTGATCCAAGAGCTCCGTCGCCGCGCTTATCTCGATGCCATGCAGGTCGCCACCTGGCTGCCGCGCACGGTATTGCCCTTCGCCGCGCCTTCGCGCCCCGAGTTGCTGGTGCAGCCCGAGGCCGCGCCGAAACCCGAACCGACCCGGGTGCCGAACCCGGCCAGCGCCCCTGCCCAGGCCGCGCCGGCTGGTGCCGAGGCCCCGGTGCAGGCACCCAGTCGGCCGAAGATCGAAGTGCCGCGCCCGGGGGCCACGCCACGCGTGGCCGTTCCCGAGCCTGCGGCGGAGCCCACCGCCGAGGCGACCCTGGAGCCGGTGAAAGCCGCTCCGGTGGCGCCGCCGCGTTTTTCCCTGCAGCTGCTGCGTGCCGGCAGCTGCCTGCTGCTGGTCGAGTTGCCCACCGGCGAAGGCTTCCAGAGTCGCGACCCGGCCTACCTGCTGCTCAAGGACCTGTTGCGCGCCGCCGGCCTGCCGGATGCGCCGCAGCTCATCGGCGAGCCGGTGCGCTGGCCGTTGCTGGTGCGCGGCAACATGGACCAGGGGCCCGACGCCGCCCGTGATTTCCTCCAGGGCTTCGTCGCGGCGCGCATGGAGGAGGGCGCCGGGTGCAGCTGCCTGTGGCTGGTGGGGTTGCCGGCGATCCGTTTCGCCGGGGAAGCCGACGCCGATGCCTACGGGCGCGAACTCCAGGTCGAAGGCCTGGGCGCCGCCTGGGCCGTGCCCGGGCTGGAACTGCTGATGGACGAACCGCAACGCAAGGCCGAGCTCTGGCAGGCCATGCGCCGGGTGACGCGACGCTGGAAATCCGCTGAATGA
- a CDS encoding DUF6160 family protein has protein sequence MTSRVLPLALLLAAGCAQAELKPMADADLSATSGQGGVYLSGEFSINKGGGVLWSTPATNNAAQWTIGERSCATAGAATPESCGMRIAIRTEAAGGWYVLDNLKGVFSFEGLTLRTRLINDSAAGFNQDVIELGLPNNVRFKDGSFAFAVANQGGWRNKVGTTANGGDATFQQTNIFSAKIDGDIRMQGSVLVFPK, from the coding sequence ATGACCTCTAGAGTGCTCCCCCTGGCCCTTCTGCTTGCCGCCGGCTGCGCGCAGGCCGAGCTCAAGCCCATGGCCGACGCCGACCTCAGCGCCACGAGCGGGCAGGGCGGGGTCTACCTCTCCGGTGAGTTCAGCATCAACAAGGGCGGTGGCGTGCTCTGGAGTACCCCGGCCACCAACAACGCCGCGCAATGGACCATCGGCGAGCGCAGCTGCGCCACCGCCGGCGCCGCCACGCCGGAAAGCTGCGGGATGCGCATCGCCATCCGCACCGAGGCGGCCGGCGGCTGGTACGTGCTGGACAACCTCAAGGGCGTGTTCAGCTTCGAGGGCCTGACCCTGCGCACCCGGCTGATCAACGACAGCGCCGCCGGCTTCAACCAGGACGTGATCGAGCTGGGCCTGCCCAACAACGTGCGCTTCAAGGACGGCAGCTTCGCCTTCGCCGTCGCCAACCAGGGCGGCTGGCGCAACAAGGTGGGCACCACGGCCAATGGCGGTGACGCCACCTTCCAGCAGACCAACATCTTCTCGGCGAAGATCGATGGCGACATCCGCATGCAGGGCAGCGTGCTGGTCTTCCCCAAGTAA